From the genome of Blautia hydrogenotrophica DSM 10507:
CCACTGCCATACCGATGTCGATAGGAACTACATCTGCGTGACACTGTCTACACATGACACAGGCCACTGAATTTCCCTCTAAAAAGTTCTCTGCCACCAAGGCAGTGACTTCTTGACCACTCTGCGAGACTCCTGCTTCTACGATTCCATTGTCCGCACACATCTCCACCAGAACCTTTCTGTTGATATCCACGTCCGTGCTACCAACGATCCCCGTCATCTGTGTAACCACATCTTCTAGCATTCCCAAACTATTCAACGGCTTCGCGATGCTGTCCCACCGCACTCTGGCCTGCTCCATTACTTTCGCATCCAAAGGCTGAATCTTTCTTATGGTTTCCTCTAATCTCATCTCTACCACTCTTTTCTATATTCATACTGTACCATAGTATCATAATCTGACAAAAAAACCAAGTCTTCAGATGAAAGACTTGGTTTTTCATGCAGCAGTTCGGCCATACGATGTGCAGAAAACAGAAAATATACTTGTATGTTTTTGCGAGCGAACATCTATCAGCACCTTTCTCAACTCCCTTTTTTTCCTCTGGTGAACACAAAAAACTTGCTGAATATATAGTTGAGAACCAGAACGCAAAACTGTATCAAAAATTTCCCAACCATATCCGGCATTTTCCAGACATCCACCAGCAGCCAGACTCCTCCCATCTCCAAAAGCATAGTAACTCCTCTCGCGCTAAAAAAACGCAGACAAGAGGGCAGATGCTGCCTCAGTCCATGGCAGGACTCCTGAAACACGTATTTTGAATTCACCACATAGGCAAATGAAACAGCCAATACAATAGAAAGGAAATTAGCCGGATTCAAAGACAGGTGAAAAAGTCTCCGAAAAATAAAAAAGGTCGCCAAGTTTACCAAAGTCGTGCATCCGCCAAAAAATACATAGCGAATCACTGAATTCTTATAACACTTCAACACCCATTTTCTCAAAATCTTTCCTCCTCTTGTGTCTTCTCCGATGCTGTCATCCTGGATATCAGATATCTGGGGCGTCGCCGGACTTCCTCATAAATTTTTCCGATATAAAAGCCGATGATTCCCAAACTAATCATCACACCGCTGCCAACTACCAGCAGAACCATCAAAAGAGTCGTATACCCTTCCACAGCCTGCCCTTGAAAATATCGGATCAGAGAATAAATTCCCAGAATTACCGAGCAGATCAGACAAGCCACTCCTCCGACAGTAACAAACTGTAGAGGGACCGTCGTAAACGCCACGATATTACGAAATCCATAAGAAATCAAAGAGCTCATTTTCCACTTGGACTCACCTCTCTGACGCTTCCCCACCTCATACTCCACCTGGGCAGTCTGATATCCAACCCATGAGGAAATCGCCCGAAAGAACAAATGCTGTTCTGGCATTCTCAAAACACTCTCCACGACTTTGCGGTCCAGCAACTTAAAATCAGAGGTATTCTCCATTTCTACATGCAAAGCCCTAGACAAAATTTTATAAAACCAACGAGCCCCCTCTCTGTGCACCGCTCCTTCCCTGCCTCGGTCTTTTTTGACTCCCTCCACAATCTGGCTTCCGCTCTCCCAGATTCGATACATGCGCACCAAGGCTTCTATGGGATGCTGCAAATCGCAGTCCATCACCGCGGCTGCATCCATCTTTGCCTGTGCCAATCCTGCAAAAATGGCCGCGTCTTTTCCAAAATTTCTGGATAATTCCAACCCTCGAATCCTCCGGCTGCGTTTTGCCTCCTGCTCAATCTTTTCCCAGGTGTCGTCACAGGAGCCGTCACTGACAAAAATAATTTCATATGGAATTTTCTCTTTTGTCAACTCCTTTTCCAGCTCCCCGGCTATCATCGGAATCATCTCTCCCTCATTGTAAGCAGGCAGTATCACAGACAAACCTCTCATCTAAAATCCTTTCTCTTACAAAAGGAGCCATTGCTCCTCTGATTTCTCAGATTCACAATGGCCCTTTTTCCGTTTGAACAATCTATTTTTCCCGCAAGTATGAATTATTCTTCTGCTCCATAAAGAGTGATTAATTTCTTCAGATATGCGTATCTTGCTTTCGCCTGAGCCTCATTAACCGCAAACAGTTTTGCAGCCTTCTCTGGGTTGGAACGTTTCAGAGAATTGTAACGAACCTCGCCGTCCAGGAATGCCTGATAATCTCCAGTAGGCTCTTTGGAATCCAGAGTAAATGCAGCTTTTCCTTCCTCAGCCAGAGCTGGATTGAAACGGAAGTTATGCCAGTAACCACACTCTACTGCCAACTGCTCCTCAGTCTGAGCTTTGCTCATACCTTTCTTGATACCATGGTTGATACATGGAGCGTAAGCGATAATCAG
Proteins encoded in this window:
- a CDS encoding GtrA family protein, whose product is MRKWVLKCYKNSVIRYVFFGGCTTLVNLATFFIFRRLFHLSLNPANFLSIVLAVSFAYVVNSKYVFQESCHGLRQHLPSCLRFFSARGVTMLLEMGGVWLLVDVWKMPDMVGKFLIQFCVLVLNYIFSKFFVFTRGKKGS
- a CDS encoding glycosyltransferase — encoded protein: MRGLSVILPAYNEGEMIPMIAGELEKELTKEKIPYEIIFVSDGSCDDTWEKIEQEAKRSRRIRGLELSRNFGKDAAIFAGLAQAKMDAAAVMDCDLQHPIEALVRMYRIWESGSQIVEGVKKDRGREGAVHREGARWFYKILSRALHVEMENTSDFKLLDRKVVESVLRMPEQHLFFRAISSWVGYQTAQVEYEVGKRQRGESKWKMSSLISYGFRNIVAFTTVPLQFVTVGGVACLICSVILGIYSLIRYFQGQAVEGYTTLLMVLLVVGSGVMISLGIIGFYIGKIYEEVRRRPRYLISRMTASEKTQEEERF